The following DNA comes from Capsicum annuum cultivar UCD-10X-F1 chromosome 7, UCD10Xv1.1, whole genome shotgun sequence.
CACCTGTTGACATAACAAATAAAGAACCTTTCCTCTCGCCAGTAAAAATAATATCAGcagatattttttttacattttcaaaCACCTTCACATCAATAGGACTAAACAGTACATATTTTCCAGAATCAGTAATTTGAGGAATAGAGACTAGATTTTTCTTCAAACCTGGAACATGATAAACGTCCTGCAATTTGATACTTTTGGATTTATCATCAGCAACCTCAATCGTCACAACTCCTTCTTTTGCTACTGGACATGTCGAGTGATCTGCTGTAATAATGACTCGATCTCCATGATGTTCTCGCATCTCCGAGAATAGAGAATCATCTTCAGTGATATGATGAGGGCACCCTGAATCAACGATCCACTCTTCCCTCTTATTGTTATTAGCATAATTGACAAAATCTTGTGCTGACTTTTGTTCAACAGCTTCGATGCTAAAACATTGTTCCCATTTCATTTGCTCATCTTCATCATTGGTGCACGTAATATTGGCTTTAGAAAGTTTTACTCGACAGTTTTTCTTGATGTGCCCAATTTTTCCACATCTGTAGCACTTCTTGTTATTATGTGAATTTCCACCTTTTTCCGTggttgttcttcttctttatttttgttccAAGTTGATGTATTCTTCTTGTTCGACTTCTCTttagaaaataaaacatcatcAGTTTCAAGATTCTTAGCCATTTGTTTAGCTAAAGCTTCTTGATTAGAAAACATGTTCTCCAATTCCTCAACAGATGGTTATTGCGGCCATCCTTGAATGGAAGTGACAAAAGGACCGTACTCCTTTTTCAAGCCACGAATAAGATAGCGTCGTAGACGCGACTCACTAATCTTCTCTTTCGGATTAATCTCTGAAATTTCAGCACAAATACTTTTAAACTCGCAAAAAGTAATCTGAGATAGACATACCTTCCTGTTGTAACATTGCCAACTCATTCTCCAATAGTTGCAGCCTTGCTGTATTTTTCTTGGTAAACAACCTTTCTAGCGTGTCCCAAACTTCTTTTTGAGAGACATTATCACGAACATGATCAATAAACTCCTTGCtgataaaaatcctcaaagcaaAGAGTGCTTTTTCGCACTTGATCTTTCATTTCCTTCGCGATTCAACATTGTCAGGAGTATTGGTTGGGATTATTGAATCAGTTCCTACAATTAAATTCCACAGATCCTGACCTTGAAGGTATGCTTCCATACACATTCTCCAATACTTGTAGTTAGTACCTATAAGTTTTTCTATTCCATATTGAGTTTTTCCCCCGTTTGAGGCCTCCATTGCTACAAACGACAAAAGCTTTCTCTTCACacttttcaaacttctccaacaGAGTAAATTGATAGACaagaagatagaaaagaaaaaaaaattcctcccttcaaccttgctctgataccaaataacaAAAGTATTGAGCAGGAGAAGTTATAGAACAAGAACAGTAAAGGAAAATAAAACAACCGAAagctttttcttgaataaaaaatatgacaatTGCAATTATAAGAGAAAACAGAGCAACTTTACTCTGTATATATAGACTCCTACTACAAATATAACTTCTAAATTTAACGTTTTATTCCACCTAACTTACTCCTAAAATTACTAACTTTCGGGCCACTTTATAAGGTGAACAAACCTCACCTAGTAATTATTTTAACCTGTTAAATGCAGTAAATTAAATAAGATAGTAAGTTGCACTAATTTGTTACATAGTCAGCGCTAAGGAGGTTCATCTGAACTTCCTTCGGTGAAAAATTACATTGTTTAAATATGGTTAACATGATTGTACGTGCATATAATAGATATTGAACCCATTCGACTCTTTCATATgttcattttttcatattttgaatctttttgGTGAAAATTCTGGCTCTGACTTTACTTGTGAaacttatttttccttatttctatTCAAGAAGTCATTCTAAGCTTATTTTTCTGAAGAATAGGTTTTTCAAAACATTAAGCCAATCAAAACAAGATTGAAAATAATTTCTGTCAAACACACCCTAGGGGACTATTAGTTGTAGCTATTAGTAATCTCAATCGATATATTAGGTGCTACAATGGGCGACCGAAAAATCTTTAGCCTTCAAAGACTTTTCTTCCTCATACATAGCACGTGGGAGGACTTTCTTCCAGCTGTGTTTCCCTCATTTGTTCAGAATTACTAAAATACCCTGAATTATTCATGGTTTagattaaaatataaagaaatactaTTGTAATTTATTTGTTGCGAAACGAAATCATAAGAAAAAATTGTtcgaatgataactattttttatttccaatcTTAAGATTGGTACTTCGAATCATCAAGGGAGCAAAAATAATGAGGAAGCTCCTAGAAGGGTTAATAAAAAAGAACGAGAAATGCAAGGACTTGCTGATGGTTGATAGAAGTCATACTTCATGCATCAAAAACATATTCATATTTTAATAGTTGACCCATTTTCATGTATGAAATATTTGTCCAGTTCAGCTATGTCAGAATTGAACTTTAATGTTGTGCCACAAATTTGAATATTTTCCCGGAATATAATGCTATTAGCTCGTCACGTTCCGacatcaaaatatttcatgtctgCCATAGACCGTACATTGAGCAAATTCTGATATTCATTCGCACTGTTTGCCTGAGTtggtcttattttttttttttttcctaataatTGAATTTATTCTTAGCTGCGGATAATTTGTGTAATACTGTGATGGAGAAATCTAAATTTATGTTTCGCGAAAAAGTTATTAGTCTTGACGAATAAAACTTAAGACTAACGCAAAATGGTGACCCAAATTATTATGCATCAACGATTCTTGTTAATCTCCTGTTATCGCAAAGAAAATACGAACAGCTTGACCAAATATTTTGACTCACTAAACTAATTGGAATTAGGCAACGCAaatatggtcaattttgaatATTTAACCATTATAACATTCAAAATTTGTTTGGACCATGTAAACATTGTACTATTCCTAGTAGAAAAAGAatcattttcttcatttattaGTAAAAAATAGTTCGTTTTCCTGCTTAAACAAcaactttctcttttttaattgaattattataACAATAATGACAATATTTTGAGTATAGTCTCATAAGTGGAATCTTATAAAAATAGGAGAAACTAGATCTTAGGCTCAACTAAAGTGAAACTTTTAGGTACTATTATTTCTCTAATTGCttctttattgtattttgaatttaagaCAGAGGGATTAAGGGTGAAAAAGTCAATTTAACATTAGCCTGTTGGCTTGAAGCCAGACCAAGTAGTTCTGTTTTCCAGCAGTCATATGAAAGTTTATTTGTATCATGACCCATTCTTCAAGAAAATCCCATGAATGTCTTTGGCCTTCTTCTGAAAAGAGATATAAATCTGCTTTGTTCATCACATATCTTTGTCCTCTGCACAAGCTCTTAGCAGCTATGGCcataaaaatcaattcttttttccTCCTTTCTTTGTTGTACTTATGTTTTTCTCTAAAACCCCATCTCTATATTGAAGCAGCTGACACTATTTCTGCAAATCAATCCCTTTCTGGTGACCAAGCAATTATCTCTTCAGGTGGGAAGTTTAAGCTTGGTTTCTTCAAACCAGGTAATTCTTCCAACTACTACATAGGCATGTGGTATGATAAAGTGGTTGAACAAACTGCTGTTTGGGTTGCAAACAGGGAAAAACCAGTTCGTGATAAAAATTCTGCTGAGTTAAAAATCTTGGATGGTAATTTAGTACTGGTTGATGAGTCCAAAACTCCAATTTGGTCCACAAATATCAGCTCCAGTAAGTCAAATTCTGTGGTGGCAGTTCTTCGAGATGATGGTAATTTGATCTTGACTGATGTGGCTAATTCAACCCCGCCACTTTGGCAAAGTCTTAATAATCCTGGCAATACTTGGTTGCCTGGTGCTAAACTTTCTTACAATAATGTTACAAAAACAAAGCAGCTTCTTACATCATGGAAAAGTCCAAATGATCCTGCACCCGGGCTGTATTCACTTGAGTTGGACCCCAATGAGAAGCAGTATATTATAAGGTTCAATAGAACTGAGAAATATTATGATACTGGACCATGGAATGGTCGAATTTTCAGCGGGGTGCCTGAGATGAGTACAAACTATATATACAATTTTAGCTATGAGGAGAACCAGAATGAAAGCTATTTTATATACTCCCTTTATAATGATAAAATCATATCAAGATTCATTATGGATGTCTCAGGACAGATTAAGCAACTCACATGGTTGGATTCTTCAAATCAGTGGAACCTGTTTTGGTCTCAACCTAGACAACAGTGTGAAGTTTATGCTTTTTGTGGACCATTTGCTATTTGTCAGGAAAGCTTGCCTTTCTGCAATTGTTTGGATGGTTTCCAGCATAGTTCAGAGACTGATTGGAATCAAAATGATTATACTGGAGGATGTGAGAGGATAACAAAGTCGCAATGTGGCAACGTGAATGGGGAGAAAGATGAATTTTGGATGCATCCGCAGATGAAAGTACCTGATAATCCTTTAAATGTTTCTGCTGGAAGTGCTGCAGAATGTGAATCTACCTGTCTGAATAATTGCAATTGTACTGCTTATGCTTATGACAGTTCATGCTCAATTTGGGATGGCGATCTCTTGAATATGCAGCAATTCTCACAAAATGATGGCAGGGGCAGGTCGATCTATGTCAGGTTAGCTGCATCTGACATCCCAAAATCCAAGAGTAAAAAGGGAATTCCAATTGGTGTTTCTGTGGGGTCTTCTGTTGCTGTAGTTATCATTCTTGGCCTTCTTTTTGTTGTATACCGGAGAAGGCGTAGGCATAATATTGGAAGTGGGAAAACAGTGGAGGGTTCATTGGTTGCATTTGGTTACAAAGACTTGCAACATGCAACTAAAAATTTCTCAGAGAAGTTAGGAGGTGGAGGTTTTGGTTCTGTTTTCAAAGGGAAACTATCTGATTCATCTGTTATTGCTGTTAAGAGGCTCGATAGCATCAGCCAGGGAGAGAAGCAATTTCGATCAGAAGTCAGCACAATCGGGACAATCCAACATGTTAATCTTGTACGCCTTCGTGGATTTTGCTCTGAAGGTAACAAGAAACTGCTGGTTTACGATTACATGGAAAATGGATCCTTGGATTCACATCTTTTTACCGAGAAGCAGTCAGATGTTATGGATTGGAAAACGAGGTACCAGGTGGCACTGGGGACAGCTAGAGGCTTGACTTATCTCCATGAGAAGTGCAGGGACTGCATCATACATTGTGACATAAAGCCTGAAAACATCCTTCTTGATGCACAATTATGCCCCAAGGTAGCAGATTTTGGCCTAGCAAAACTTGTTGGGCGTGACTTTAGCAGAGTGCTCACTACTATGAGAGGAACAAGAGGTTATCTTGCACCAGAATGGATATCAGGGGTGGCCATTACAGCCAAAGCCGATGTTTATAGCTACGGCATGATGCTTTTGGAAATTGTATCAGGGAGGCGAAATTCGGAGTATTCTCAAGATGGGAAAGTGAAATTCTTCCCTAGCTGGGCTGCACGTGTAGTAGTTGATGAAGGCGATATCCTTAGCCTATTGGACTATAGACTGAACAGAGATGCTAATGTTGAGGAGGTGTCAAAAATATGTAAAGTTGCATTTTGGTGCATCCAAGATGAGGAACTACAAAGACCCTCAATGGGTCAGGTTGTTCAGATCCTTGATGGAATTTTGGAGGTGAATATGCCTCCTATGCCACGCTCTCTTCAGGTTTATGCAGACAATGAGGAGCACATAGTTTTCTTCACTGAGTCATCCTCGAGCCAGACTAGTTCACAAGCTCAGAGCAAGACTTCAAGTACAGCATCTCAATCCAAAAGCACCACAGAGTCGACGAGTTCCAGGTCGTGAAGATGACTTTCAACTACTACATGCAATTTATATCAGTAGTaactaaatttgaattatatatatttagCTCTGTAGAATCATTTAATGATTACCCCTAGCATTATCCGTTGAGTTTTCTGGTTCACTAGTTCTATTTTACTTCATACTTTTGGTATTTTGTGGTGATTATATTGTCAATAAATGTCATCTATTAACACTGAAATGGATAGAAGTCAAGTGTCAGTGTAAAGCTTCTCTTATGTCATGCTTCTTCTCCATGAAGTTTCGTCAAAGTAAATGAAAACTTGAAAAGATTTCCAAGTATGGAGTTAAGGTTCTGCCTAGTCTTTGAATTGATATATCTAATTATATCTGATAGTAGAAATGTTAGCAAAAGAGGTAGCTCTGTTGAGATGTGTCACCAGTCTCGGTTAGGTGTCCCATGAATTCTTTCTCCCATTAGGCCTTTATATCCTTGCCCGTCAGTATGGCATTTAAGCGGTTTTACACTTTCTGTCTTATTGGGGGGATGGGCTACAGAAGTATTTCTTGTTTATCCGCTAAGCGTTCTCCCATGACGGAGAGACCCTTTTGGATATTCAATAAGATTTGACCGCCAGTCTCCTAGTGGATCGGTCAAGGTCAAAGTTGACATAATAAAATAAGGCCTCATTCAAGAAAGCACCTTGGTTTAGGTTCTTTTTCATTGGCATGTGATATGGCAGGGCATTCTACCGGTAAGAGTCAGACGGGAAAGACATAGATGGCACCAATCTAATCTCAAGAACTTTGATTCAACCATTTCTGTGTAGTTGACTAGAGTACCCCTGTTTATCTTTTCATGTGTGTATTAAAACTGATTGACAATAAAAGGATTATGCCAGGTAAGTTGTCGTCAAATTTATGGTTTACAATGGAAAGAGAAGCAAGTAAAGGCAAAGAAGAAAGAGTTTTAAGAGTGTTACCTACATGAATTTTCTTAGAAGAGGTACTAAACCATTTCAACTGGTGAATTCAATTTAGCTCACTATCTTTTTGGTGATTAGGAATTTTAATTACTTACAATGAAGTAATAAACCTCTAAAGTTGGACAAAAGGTCCCAACTTTAGTAAACTAGCTTTCTAGAGGCTCACCATACTTCTACTGAATGATACAAACAAGTCCTAGGGATAATACTTCATCTATCTCAACTGCCCAGCTAACTTTATGTTACAATTGCCTCTACCATGAACATCTTGGACTACTAATTTTACCAGAACTTCAGCTAGCTGAATGATAGGCTGAACAAATATGGTGTCAAGATGTCTTGGTGGTAAAATGGTAGACACACGAGACTAAAAATCTTCTGGTATCATTATTCCTCTCTTTGGACAGCAAGGAAGAATGTTGACAGGGATGAACATCCAAGTTTGGTCTACTTTGGTCTTCATTGCAGTTGAAACTTTTCTTTTGTTACCTTCAATTGTTAGTTTGGGTATTTAACTGCATTTCTTAAACAAAATTATCAGTGTTGTTAACTTTAGGTCCACAGAATACTAGTTCATTCTTTTTTGTCATTCCCACACCTGTTTTAATTTGTTCCCAAAACATGCGTGTGTGCCTCACACCAAATAAAACAATATGCTAACTATTTTTGATGTTtgtctatcaaaaaaataaataagaacatGTTAGTTTGGGAGGTTTAGCACCTGAAAACTATAGTTCGGAGGGGGTTGGAGTTGGGAGGAGGAGTGGAGAGTAATGTAAACTCGACATTGTTtaattataaaactaagtaaTAAAAACGTGATAATTTAGAGGGGTTTAGCACCTAAACTTGTAGGTCAGGAGGATAACATAACTAGACATAGTATGAAAAACATAACTAGACATAGtatgaaacaaataaaaatgtgATAATTGTGAGGGGTTTCGACAAAATTGACATGTTGAAAAATGAGAAAACCAAAACTATGTTGGTTTAAGATAGTTAAACTAAAAACAAGATTAACATTAGTTTAGAGAACTGACTTATAAATACAAATTTCATTTCTAATATATGTTGAGCCCGACAAATTTCATTTCTAATATATGTTGAGCCCGAATCACCTGTAGCtaacatattattttttgatatttgatttGTCACGATTCGATATCTGAAAAAGTGATGACACCTATTTTATTTCCGTAATATGTAAGCCAACTCAAAAATacacaacataatataataacaaaTATGCAAAAAACATTAATCAAACACCATGAGTTTCAACTGcttt
Coding sequences within:
- the LOC107878302 gene encoding G-type lectin S-receptor-like serine/threonine-protein kinase At2g19130 translates to MTHSSRKSHECLWPSSEKRYKSALFITYLCPLHKLLAAMAIKINSFFLLSLLYLCFSLKPHLYIEAADTISANQSLSGDQAIISSGGKFKLGFFKPGNSSNYYIGMWYDKVVEQTAVWVANREKPVRDKNSAELKILDGNLVLVDESKTPIWSTNISSSKSNSVVAVLRDDGNLILTDVANSTPPLWQSLNNPGNTWLPGAKLSYNNVTKTKQLLTSWKSPNDPAPGLYSLELDPNEKQYIIRFNRTEKYYDTGPWNGRIFSGVPEMSTNYIYNFSYEENQNESYFIYSLYNDKIISRFIMDVSGQIKQLTWLDSSNQWNLFWSQPRQQCEVYAFCGPFAICQESLPFCNCLDGFQHSSETDWNQNDYTGGCERITKSQCGNVNGEKDEFWMHPQMKVPDNPLNVSAGSAAECESTCLNNCNCTAYAYDSSCSIWDGDLLNMQQFSQNDGRGRSIYVRLAASDIPKSKSKKGIPIGVSVGSSVAVVIILGLLFVVYRRRRRHNIGSGKTVEGSLVAFGYKDLQHATKNFSEKLGGGGFGSVFKGKLSDSSVIAVKRLDSISQGEKQFRSEVSTIGTIQHVNLVRLRGFCSEGNKKLLVYDYMENGSLDSHLFTEKQSDVMDWKTRYQVALGTARGLTYLHEKCRDCIIHCDIKPENILLDAQLCPKVADFGLAKLVGRDFSRVLTTMRGTRGYLAPEWISGVAITAKADVYSYGMMLLEIVSGRRNSEYSQDGKVKFFPSWAARVVVDEGDILSLLDYRLNRDANVEEVSKICKVAFWCIQDEELQRPSMGQVVQILDGILEVNMPPMPRSLQVYADNEEHIVFFTESSSSQTSSQAQSKTSSTASQSKSTTESTSSRS